From Drosophila suzukii unplaced genomic scaffold, CBGP_Dsuzu_IsoJpt1.0 scf_4, whole genome shotgun sequence, a single genomic window includes:
- the LOC108007406 gene encoding LOW QUALITY PROTEIN: peptidyl-prolyl cis-trans isomerase FKBP4-like (The sequence of the model RefSeq protein was modified relative to this genomic sequence to represent the inferred CDS: deleted 1 base in 1 codon; substituted 1 base at 1 genomic stop codon) has translation MRFKPNQVRMAGKMLTQVPEEPLSTVCADFVGPLPRSKHGNQMLLFASKIFKSFLTVMGAKQQFTAPYTPEENPTERAKKDGRVKINPRHRQGYYRATTNVQGNTRTTRTQREQPRASKDSTEFDSSVGRNEPFEFALGKGNVIKAFDMGVATMKIGERCFLTCATNSAYGAAGSPPAIPPDATLIFELEMLGXKGEDLSQNQDGSIDRTILEASDKKRTPSDNAFVKAHIYGAFEARVFADRDVEFDYGEGHTWRFQQSEMQRGLMQEAENKHHSTYLLRGKSEFLCAPAL, from the exons atgagattcaagccgaatcaggTGCgaatggctgggaaaatgctgaCGCAGGTTCCAGAGGAACCATTGtctacggtatgtgcggacttcgtcggacccctgccgcgttcgaagcacggcaaccaaatgctgctg tttgccagcaaaattttcaagagtttcctgacCGTAATGGGAGccaagcaacagttcacagctcctTACACCCCGgaggagaacccgactgagagagcaaaaaaggacg GACGGGTTAAGATAAATCCAAGGCATcgccaaggatactacagggcaaCAACAAATGTGCAAGGAAATACGAGAACgacaagaacacaaagggagcagCCCAGGGCGTCCAAAGACAGCACGGAATTTGATTCCAGCGTCGGCCGCAATGAGCCCTTCGAATTTGCGCTCGGCAAAGGCAATGTTATCAAGGCCTTCGACATGGGGGTGGCCACCATGAAGATCGGCGAACGCTGCTTCCTCACATGTGCTACCAATTCCGCTTACGGAGCTGCCGGCAGCCCGCCCGCCATTCCTCCGGATGCTACTCTGATCTTTGAGCTGGAGATGCTGGGCTGAAAGGGCGAGGATCTGAGTCAAAATCAGGACGGCAGCATTGACCGCACCATTTTGGAGGCCAGCGATAAGAAGCGCACTCCCAGCGATAATGCCTTCGTCAAGGCTCACATTTATGGTGCTTTCGAGGCCCGCGTGTTTGCGGATCGCGATGTGGAG TTTGACTACGGAGAGGGGCATACATGGCGGTTCCAGCAATCTGAAATGCAAAGGGgtttaatgcaggaagcagaaaacAAACACCACAGTACTTACCTACTGCGAGGCAAATCCGAATTCCTCTGCGCACCCGCTCTATAG